A stretch of Halostagnicola kamekurae DNA encodes these proteins:
- a CDS encoding diphthine--ammonia ligase, producing MTDRVGAWLSLFSGGKDSSWALYQALERGLPVERLVTVHPAGDSYMYHVPETGLATLAAESVGIPLVDVEPDDFDADAVADSSAQGDDELEPLELALEELATDLDGGIAGLTAGAVESEYQTSRIEGMCERLECDLFAPLWREEPRELADAMLEAGFEIVIVQVAAHGLDESWLGRTLDAAALSDLEDLNDEYGVHLLGEGGEFETLVVDAPHMDRRIDLEYDREWDGTRGRIRVTEASLE from the coding sequence ATGACCGATCGAGTAGGCGCGTGGCTCAGTCTCTTTTCGGGCGGCAAAGACTCCTCGTGGGCGCTGTATCAGGCGCTCGAGCGTGGCCTCCCCGTCGAGCGGCTGGTGACCGTCCATCCGGCGGGCGACTCGTACATGTACCACGTCCCCGAGACCGGCCTCGCGACGCTCGCGGCCGAGAGCGTCGGGATCCCGCTGGTCGACGTCGAACCGGACGATTTCGACGCCGACGCGGTCGCGGACTCGAGCGCGCAGGGAGACGACGAACTCGAACCGCTCGAACTCGCACTCGAGGAACTCGCGACCGATCTCGACGGCGGAATCGCAGGCCTGACCGCGGGAGCGGTCGAGAGCGAGTACCAGACGAGCCGCATCGAAGGGATGTGCGAGCGACTCGAGTGTGACCTGTTCGCGCCGCTGTGGCGCGAAGAGCCCCGAGAGCTCGCGGACGCGATGCTCGAGGCGGGGTTCGAAATCGTGATCGTCCAGGTCGCAGCCCACGGCCTCGATGAGTCCTGGCTCGGACGCACGCTCGATGCTGCCGCGCTTTCCGACCTCGAGGACCTCAACGACGAGTACGGCGTCCACCTGCTCGGAGAGGGCGGCGAGTTCGAGACGCTGGTCGTCGACGCCCCGCACATGGACCGGCGGATCGACCTCGAGTACGATCGCGAGTGGGACGGCACCCGCGGCCGGATTCGCGTCACCGAGGCGAGTCTCGAGTAG
- a CDS encoding SDR family NAD(P)-dependent oxidoreductase — translation MNVLVTGGAGFIGSHIAHRLLAEGHHVVVLDVLDPYYNTAIKERNLKLCHEEGGDRFTFVEGSITDEALVREVVSSNDVEFVYHQAAQAGVRTSVENPKKPHEINTGGLLNLLIAADEHGVERVVNASSSSVYGEVDYLPYDEDHQNVPQSPYGVTKLTAEHYCRVWNDLYDVNTVSLRYFTVYGPRMRPNMAITNFTSRCLNGRPPVIYGDGQQTRDFTYIDDVVDANLSLLETSVADGEVMNIGSTGTITIEALAEHVIDHTGADVDLEYTDAKEADARHTHADVSKADELIDYEPSTAIRDGVDQFVDWYRENREWYEPLVLDS, via the coding sequence ATGAACGTTCTCGTCACCGGTGGCGCGGGCTTTATCGGCTCTCACATCGCCCACCGACTGCTCGCGGAGGGGCACCACGTCGTCGTCCTCGACGTACTGGACCCGTACTACAACACGGCAATCAAAGAGCGAAACCTCAAGCTGTGCCACGAAGAAGGCGGCGATCGGTTCACTTTCGTTGAGGGCTCAATCACCGACGAAGCGCTCGTTCGGGAGGTCGTCTCGAGCAACGACGTCGAGTTCGTCTACCATCAGGCCGCACAGGCGGGGGTCAGAACGAGCGTCGAAAATCCGAAAAAGCCCCACGAGATCAACACCGGCGGCCTGCTCAACCTGCTGATCGCGGCGGACGAACACGGCGTCGAGCGGGTAGTCAACGCCTCGTCGTCGTCGGTCTACGGCGAAGTCGACTACCTCCCCTACGACGAGGACCACCAGAACGTCCCGCAGAGCCCCTACGGCGTCACGAAGCTCACAGCGGAACACTACTGCCGCGTCTGGAACGATCTCTACGACGTCAACACCGTATCGCTGCGCTACTTCACGGTCTACGGACCGCGGATGCGTCCCAACATGGCGATCACGAACTTCACCTCCCGGTGTCTCAACGGTCGCCCGCCGGTCATCTACGGCGACGGCCAGCAAACGCGGGACTTCACGTACATCGACGACGTCGTCGACGCGAACCTCTCCTTACTCGAGACGAGCGTCGCCGACGGCGAGGTGATGAACATCGGCTCGACGGGAACGATCACAATCGAAGCGCTCGCAGAACACGTGATCGATCACACGGGTGCGGACGTGGACCTCGAGTACACCGACGCGAAAGAGGCCGACGCGCGCCACACCCACGCCGACGTCTCGAAGGCCGACGAACTGATCGACTACGAGCCCTCGACGGCCATCCGCGACGGCGTCGACCAGTTCGTCGACTGGTATCGAGAGAACCGAGAGTGGTACGAACCCCTCGTGCTCGATTCCTGA
- the aglF gene encoding UTP--glucose-1-phosphate uridylyltransferase AglF, with amino-acid sequence MQSVVLAAGKGTRLRPLTEDKPKVLVEVDDKPLIEDVFDNLLEIGVDEFVVVVGYMKEKIIERYGDEYRGVPITYAHQREQLGLAHAILQAEPHIDDDFVLMLGDNIFRGNLGDVINRQREDRADAAFLVEEVPWEEASRYGVLDTNEYGEVVEVVEKPDDPPSNLVMTGFYTFTPAIFHACHLVQPSDRGEYELPDAIDLLIQSGRTIDALRMDGWRIDVGYPEDRERAEERITEEPDVVAETTD; translated from the coding sequence ATGCAATCTGTCGTGCTCGCCGCAGGCAAAGGCACGCGCCTTCGGCCGCTGACGGAAGACAAACCGAAGGTTCTCGTGGAGGTCGACGACAAACCGCTCATCGAGGACGTCTTCGACAACCTCCTCGAGATCGGCGTCGACGAGTTCGTCGTCGTCGTCGGCTACATGAAAGAGAAGATCATCGAGCGCTACGGCGACGAGTACCGGGGCGTGCCGATCACCTACGCCCACCAGCGCGAGCAGCTGGGGCTGGCCCACGCGATCCTCCAGGCCGAACCCCACATCGACGACGACTTCGTCTTGATGCTCGGGGACAATATCTTCCGCGGGAACTTAGGCGACGTGATCAACCGCCAGCGCGAGGACCGCGCCGACGCCGCGTTCCTCGTCGAGGAGGTGCCCTGGGAGGAGGCCTCCCGCTACGGCGTCCTCGACACAAACGAGTACGGCGAGGTCGTCGAAGTCGTGGAAAAGCCCGACGACCCACCATCGAACCTCGTGATGACCGGCTTCTACACGTTCACCCCGGCGATCTTCCACGCCTGTCATCTGGTCCAGCCCTCCGACCGCGGCGAGTACGAACTGCCGGACGCGATCGACTTGCTGATCCAGTCCGGACGCACTATCGACGCGCTCCGAATGGACGGCTGGCGGATCGACGTGGGCTACCCCGAGGACCGGGAGCGAGCCGAAGAGCGGATTACAGAAGAACCCGACGTCGTCGCCGAGACCACCGACTGA
- a CDS encoding HVO_A0556 family zinc finger protein has protein sequence MSASLEQTRTETDALEQLASSRCQYCADGTLVLESYRGNDAAVCETCGTPAMQVWGGSRQ, from the coding sequence ATGAGTGCCAGTCTCGAGCAGACGCGAACCGAAACGGACGCCCTCGAACAGCTCGCCTCGAGCAGGTGCCAGTACTGCGCGGATGGAACGCTCGTCCTCGAGTCGTATCGAGGGAACGATGCTGCGGTCTGTGAGACGTGTGGAACGCCCGCGATGCAAGTTTGGGGCGGTTCTCGTCAGTAA